The genomic region GCTCATCGCCATCGCTTGGGCGTGTGGCCCAGAGCTTGTGATCGCCGACGAGCCAACGTCCGCCCTCGACGTGACGGTTCAGCGCCACGTCCTCGACAGCATGGATGAGCTGGTTCAGCGGCACGGCACAGCAGTTGTGCTTGTCACTCACGACCTCGCGGTTGCGGCCGACCGCGCCGATTTCATCGTGGTGATGAACGGCGGCAACATCGTTGAGCGCGGAACCACCGCAGAGGTGCTTGGCAACCCGCAGCACGAGTACACGCGCAAGCTTGTCGCGGCAGCGCCCGGCCTCGCAAGCGGAAGGCTTGTTCCTTCCGCCGCCGTTCATAACGCTGACGGTAGCCTTCGCACGGACGAACGGGTGACGCGCTTCTCGCATCGCGAACGTGACGCCGTTGCCTCTGAGAACATCCTTGAACTGCACAATATTGTGAAGACCTTCACCCTGCGCCGCTCGGGTGGAGGATCGCAGGTGCTTCGCGCGGTTGACGACGTCTCGATCGCCATTCCTCGAGGGTCGACTTTCTCAATCGTTGGCGAATCGGGCTCCGGCAAAACCACAACCGCCCGCATCGCAGCGCGTATTGGAGCACCAGATTCCGGCACCGTACTGTTTGACGGCAACGACATCTCAACGCTCAAGGGCGAGCCGCTTCGCCAGCTTCGCCGCCAGATGCAGGTTGTGTACCAGAACCCATTTGGTTCGCTCGACCCAAAGATGTCAATTGAGCGCATCATCGCGGAGCCGCTTCGAGCCTTCCGCATCGGCGACAAAGCCCGTCACGCTGCAGTTGCCCGTGAGCTCATGGAGCAGGTTGCGCTCAGCCCAACGTTGCTCTCGCGCCGCCCAACCGAGCTCTCCGGCGGTCAGCGTCAGCGCGTTGCAATTGCGCGTGCGCTTGCCGTTGGGCCAGAGTTTGTGGTGCTTGACGAGCCGGTCTCGGCGCTCGACGTGTCGGTACAGGAGCAGATCCTGCAGCTGCTCGTTGACCTGCAGGTTGAGTTTGGTCTCAGCTACCTGTTTATTTCGCACGACCTCGGTGTCATCCGCCAGATCTCAGACCACATCGCGGTCATGCGCTTTGGCCACATCCTTGAAACAGGAACCGCCGCAGAGGTGCTGAACAACCCGCAGCATGCCTACACGCAAGAACTGCTTGAGGCGATCCCTGGCCGCCGGGCGCAAGGCCTCTAACCGTCGCTCGTGGGGCGCA from Lysinibacter cavernae harbors:
- a CDS encoding dipeptide ABC transporter ATP-binding protein — protein: MTDNILEVRDLAISYETKGGRTPAVHGISFDVPRGKIVAVVGESGSGKSTTSQALIRKLAEGGRIDGGSVSFNGHNLLALPERALRGIRGAHIGFVPQDPSKSLNPLMRVGEQIAESLRLHKKLSRADANAQAITLLDEVGIQDPDARVTQYPHELSGGMRQRVLIAIAWACGPELVIADEPTSALDVTVQRHVLDSMDELVQRHGTAVVLVTHDLAVAADRADFIVVMNGGNIVERGTTAEVLGNPQHEYTRKLVAAAPGLASGRLVPSAAVHNADGSLRTDERVTRFSHRERDAVASENILELHNIVKTFTLRRSGGGSQVLRAVDDVSIAIPRGSTFSIVGESGSGKTTTARIAARIGAPDSGTVLFDGNDISTLKGEPLRQLRRQMQVVYQNPFGSLDPKMSIERIIAEPLRAFRIGDKARHAAVARELMEQVALSPTLLSRRPTELSGGQRQRVAIARALAVGPEFVVLDEPVSALDVSVQEQILQLLVDLQVEFGLSYLFISHDLGVIRQISDHIAVMRFGHILETGTAAEVLNNPQHAYTQELLEAIPGRRAQGL